A genome region from Arthrobacter sp. SLBN-100 includes the following:
- a CDS encoding MBL fold metallo-hydrolase, with the protein MSEWLEVGADNYVLVTEGSLLNTGLIVGSERAMVIDTGCGPRQGREILDAVREKTQLPLVVVNTHAHYDHFFGNAVFAEDGATEFWAHQNCATEIEERGDLQRRFVGTLEPEMSTGEGENVELVVPNAIVKDQPVLVDLGGLTATLFFLGRGHTDGDLLVGTPTTLFVGDLVEQGAHPSFEDSYPEEWADALRHISALRHRYEFLIPGHGKPCSDQFVRTMANTMTTAVRQARQSIRDTPSDATKAIPVLPYGPEQSRWFIKRLQETRREH; encoded by the coding sequence ATGTCGGAATGGCTCGAAGTCGGCGCGGACAACTATGTGCTGGTTACCGAAGGATCGCTGCTGAACACCGGACTGATCGTAGGGTCCGAGCGGGCCATGGTGATCGACACCGGCTGCGGCCCCCGTCAGGGCCGGGAGATCCTGGATGCGGTGCGGGAGAAGACCCAGCTGCCGCTCGTCGTCGTCAACACCCACGCCCATTACGACCACTTCTTCGGCAACGCGGTGTTCGCGGAAGACGGCGCCACCGAATTCTGGGCACACCAGAACTGCGCTACCGAGATTGAGGAACGCGGGGACCTCCAGCGCCGCTTCGTCGGGACGCTGGAACCGGAGATGTCGACCGGCGAAGGCGAGAACGTGGAGCTCGTGGTCCCCAACGCCATCGTGAAGGACCAGCCCGTCCTGGTGGACCTCGGCGGGCTGACCGCGACCCTGTTCTTCCTGGGCCGGGGCCATACCGACGGCGACCTGCTGGTGGGCACACCCACCACCCTTTTCGTGGGAGACCTGGTGGAGCAGGGCGCGCACCCGTCCTTCGAGGACTCCTACCCGGAGGAGTGGGCGGATGCACTCCGGCACATTTCGGCGCTGCGGCACCGCTACGAGTTCCTGATTCCCGGGCACGGGAAGCCGTGCAGCGACCAGTTCGTCAGGACCATGGCGAACACCATGACCACTGCCGTCCGCCAGGCACGCCAGTCCATCCGGGACACCCCCAGCGACGCCACCAAGGCCATCCCCGTCCTGCCCTACGGGCCGGAACAGTCGCGCTGGTTCATCAAGCGGCTCCAGGAGACCCGCCGGGAGCACTAG